From one Salmo salar chromosome ssa09, Ssal_v3.1, whole genome shotgun sequence genomic stretch:
- the LOC106612842 gene encoding protein ABHD15, with translation MLEWLVVLCIVILVAVIWPASKYFGTQGEPYALLQRLGISRRQTKERVSERCVSDREVPVDCANAQTSDVEGGNKVPAVALICKPSALANYLLKHCRTFSNFTACTGWTWRASAFLQTVYGACWPYKSRVHFVRDYLQLSDDGLVALDWAVSVAGASYQKRRRTSSNSTSPILLIIPNSFGKITRNVLKLCEVALSHGYLPVVFNRRSHNATPLSTVKLQQFGDPGDLREAVRYVRYRQPVSRLYAVSESTGSGLLLSYLGECGSSSYVTAAACLSPVFRCQSWFENGPIWPLHWALVTYQRICLSRYRTVLGETVHTDTLFSSCSLRGLEEVLFCQPPGPKGALALAAGTSSSSGGAWEAYWERNEPLRDVDEVAIPVLSVCAQDDPIRGDPQSTLPLELFESNPHFFLLLTTRGGHCGFNTQEGSAFSGGVNGGGTPGTSWSHQALLEFFRATTDFIAAEERAKQAARRRGLGGSSQGKVFRHRSVSTCKRLPACSHNIHTIYNWQRSYTR, from the exons ATGCTGGAATGGCTAGTGGTTTTGTGTATTGTGATTCTGGTGGCCGTTATTTGGCCAGCTtcgaaatattttggtacccagGGCGAGCCATACGCACTCCTCCAGAGGCTCGGAATTTCACGGCGGCAAACGAAGGAGAGGGTCTCGGAAAGGTGCGTCTCAGACCGGGAGGTCCCGGTGGACTGTGCTAATGCCCAGACATCGGACGTGGAAGGTGGGAATAAAGTCCCCGCTGTTGCGCTGATATGCAAACCCTCCGCGCTGGCCAACTATCTCCTCAAACACTGCAGGACTTTCAGCAATTTCACGGCGTGCACCGGATGGACATGGCGGGCGAGTGCGTTTCTTCAGACCGTCTACGGCGCGTGCTGGCCGTACAAGAGCCGGGTGCATTTCGTGCGGGACTACTTGCAGTTGAGTGACGATGGTCTCGTGGCACTGGACTGGGCAGTGTCGGTGGCCGGTGCGTCGTACCAGAAACGGAGGAGAACCTCGAGTAATTCCACGAGCCCTATCCTCCTCATCATACCCAACTCTTTCGGGAAAATCACTAGAAATGTGCTGAAG CTCTGTGAGGTGGCGTTGTCCCATGGCTACCTACCCGTGGTGTTTAACCGGCGCAGCCACAACGCCACCCCCCTCAGCACCGTCAAGCTGCAGCAGTTTGGCGACCCAGGGGACCTACGCGAGGCCGTGCGCTACGTGCGCTACCGGCAGCCTGTGAGCCGGTTGTACGCGGTGAGCGAGAGCACCGGGTccggtctcctcctctcctacctgGGAGAGTGTGGTTCATCCAGCTACGTGACGGCCGCCGCCTGCCTCTCGCCAGTGTTCCGCTGCCAGAGCTGGTTTGAGAACGGACCCATCTGGCCCCTCCACTGGGCTCTGGTGACTTACCAGAGGATATGCCTCAGCAG GTACAGGACAGTGCTGGGTGAGACAGTGCACACCGACACCCTTTTCTCCAGCTGTTCCCTGCGTGGCCTGGAGGAGGTGCTGTTCTGCCAGCCGCCTGGCCCTAAAGGAGCCCTGGCCCTAGCCGcgggcaccagcagcagcagcggggGAGCCTGGGAGGCCTACTGGGAACGCAATGAACCCCTCCGGGATGTAGACGAAGTCGCCATCCCCGTTCTGAGTGTCTGTGCTCAGGATGACCCTATCAGAGGAGACCCCCAGTCTACCCTACCCCTGGAACTCTTCGAGAGCAACCCCCACTTCTTCCTGTTGCTGACCACCAGGGGGGGACACTGTGGCTTTAACACCCAGGAAGGGAGTGCTTTCTCTGGGGGAGTGAATGGTGGAGGGACCCCTGGGACTAGCTGGAGTCACCAGGCCCTGCTGGAGTTCTTCAGGGCCACCACGGACTTTATTGCGGCAGAGGAGAGGGCTAAGCAGGCTGCCAGACGGAGGGGCCTGGGGGGTAGCAGCCAGGGCAAGGTCTTCAGACATCGTAGTGTCAGTACTTGTAAGAGGCTGCCCGCATGCTCACATAA